The Maylandia zebra isolate NMK-2024a linkage group LG14, Mzebra_GT3a, whole genome shotgun sequence genome includes the window AAGAAACATGTCATCTCCAGAGATCGCCTCGCTCTCCTGGGGCCACATGAAGGTGAAGGGATGCTCCTCCACCTACAAGGACTGTAAGGTCTGGCCTGGAGGGAGCCGAGCCTGGGACTGGAGAGAGACTGGGACTGACGTAAGTGAAACCAGAATCCAAATGAGGACGGACTGCTGTAAATTAGCTCTGAAGCAAATTTGTGATGTTGAGCTTTATGCTCCTCAGCATTACCCTGGAGTGCAACCTGCTGACCTAGATGAGGTGCTGAAGAAGGGAATCGACCTGCTGGTAATTGGCAGAGGCATGAGCGAGGCTCTGCAGGTAAAACAGACCAATTTATTCCTTTAAACATAATAAAGCCAAAATATAAACTATAGTTTGGTTGGAGTCTTAGCAcctttgttctgtttgttttaaagaGTTTTTGCTTTCTGTTACTTTGATGTAATAAAACAGATCCCACGCTCAGCTGCTGTATGACCGAGTCATGTTGCACAAGCTGCTCCTATTAGATAAAGTATCACAAAAGAATGAGACTGCAGACTTGGTGGTTCATCCATTCAAATAATCTGGCTAATACGGTCGTTCTTTGGAGGCTGAAAGGCGATTTCCTGTGTGTGGATGTGGTTGGAGCGCTGATGGATCGATTAAGGAGCTGTGCTTGTCAGACTGTATTCACACCATCGTCTCCTCTAACAggttccctcctccaccctggACTTTGTGAAGCAGAAAGGCGTTGATGTAAAAGTCTTCCAGACGGAGAAGGCTGTCGCTGAATACAACAAACTGGCCGGCCAGGGTGCAAAGGTGGGCGGGGTTTTCCACTCCACCTGCTGATGTCACCCTTACCTTGCTGACATGGCCACCTGAGGAGGACTCTACAAGCTTTTTCACTGTAGAGAGAATATCCCACTGTGGTGCTGAAGCTTTGAGTTCACTGTGAAGATGCAAACAAGCTGCCGACTAAATTTTAGTCTCATTTGCATTTGTGACTTCCTGATTATGAAAACACAATAATGGGCATAGACTGATAGACTCTCCTGCTTTCTGTTGTGCTACAGGGCTCATTAGTTTTCCATGCTTTGCACATTAGAGAGCACTCTTTCCTTTACAGCCGTGTGCTTCCTGCCTGCCTTAAAAGCCCAAACTCATCTGCTGATGAATTCAGCACAAAAGAAGCCTTCAAACAACAAGAGCCACCGATAACAGTTGAAACAGAGTTTCTGTAGGTAAACGTGTGGAACGATTGTTGATCTTTGCCTGCAGCTGTTTCATGGCTTAGTCTCTGTCCACAGGCTCAGCAGGAGCCAATCACAGCATAGAAACTAGGTCCATTCACACCTGTGGCCATTTTAAAATCAGGTGGAGAGACCCGCACAGAGAGAACATCCAAACTGTGGTTAACACAGAGTCAAATCTTTAAGTAAATAAACATCTTAAACAAGAGAATTCACAAATCGAGTCACCTTCTCTCTGAGAAAAGTTATTTTAAAGGTGGTGGCAGAAAAGAATGTAGAGCATCTTAGAAAGCTCTTCTAGAGTTGACTTTAGATGCAGTCACATGttataaaagctgaaatgtatGGATGTTACCTGCTGTCTAAACAGGGAGGAGTTCAGTTTGATTCATCATGTGACAAAATAAAAGTGGAGAATGAAACTTGACCACCTGACTTCTTCTTTATAATTGAATACAAAAAGCTTTTTCCATAAAACCCCGTCTTGTGCTTCCTACAGCTTGACCGTTAATGAGAGTGGTTTCCTGTACAGTTATAATTAGAgatgaacagaagaagaaaagtccTGCACGTTAAAGCTGAGGCGCTTTGTTAGCGTCGTGCGGGCTTGGGCATGATGAAGACTTTAACGGCTTTGCTAAACGGAATCGTTCCCTCGACGGCGGCCTCTGCTGGCGGGAGGCTCTCCAAGCTCTCGCTCCACCCCAGCTTGGAAGGGGAGGTCAGGGAGGTTGAGGAGGAGCTGTAGGCCAGCAGGAGACGCACCTCGATCTGAGACGGCTCTGAGGCAGAGACACGAGGGGAGGAAACAAAGTGACGATGGAGCGAGAGTTTTTACTAGTTTGGATGCTTTATAACTTTATATTCAAAGgacaaaaaaacatgttattaaCTGACCTGTCCACGctgtgtgtgagaggtaaaCCTGCGTGATgagtctgtgtctgtggggTCCGGGCTTTCTGAAGTCTCCAGGTTTAGGAtggatcacgtgactctggccgtCTGGATACAGAACCTGCAGAGGCAGCGAGTAGTAAACATTCATGTTGGGTGTAAAATACAAACCAATCAGTGCTTATAAGACTGGATGATAACCGGCACAGCCTGATTTAAGCTGCACTCGCTGGCAGGTTTGTAAGTAAGCCGAGCCTGATGTCAGTGGCTCTGCACTGTCGAGGCCTCGTTTACATCAGTGGGGAAACAAAAGCATGTCTAGCCACAACTGCTGGAAGCACTAGAATATACCCGCAGTGTGAGAGCAATTAATTTGTGGATGAATGGAAGACTGTGGCCATTGTTTTAAACAGGTAATGcaatatttttgttaaataccTTAAAGCTTAAAACCTACACGCTCAaaactttgtgtgttttggtcTTTTATCCACACATGCACAGTGTTTTAGGACAGACTGACACTTTAGAGAAAGATTTTTGTCTTGCagtgtcaaaggtgtgcgccttgaTCTCTTTCAGATTCGGGTTAATTTATTAATCCAACATGTTTACAGCTGACCCACACAATCTATAGTCTTTAAACACTAATCACAAACACTTACATGTCGAGACAGAGATCGACAACGAGgtcgagaaaaaaaaatattaaaaataatttgaataaCAAGGACAAATGCCTCAAAATCAACAATCAGAAAAACTCATCTGAATGACCCCCGTCACTGTTAAATAATCTTATTGCTGACAGACTGTTCGCTGTTTGCAGGCCAACACTTCTATAGTCAGATCACCACCTGTTGGTTTGGCACTTCACAGCAGTTTTGGGGGGGATTCAAGTAGATGAAGTGATTTTTTTCTGGCGTCACATCAAACTGACCTGAACTTTCACCGTGTTCTGGGGGTCCTGGACGTGCTCCAGCGTTGCATCAATGTCTAACGCCACCACCAGGCCAGACGTGAACCTCAGAGGGTTGTCAGACTCCCCCGTTGGTTCAATGATGGTCGCCGTCGCCCGATGGATCTGATGACCAGcaataaattaaacaaaactCAAACCACACCACCGCTGCAGTCTCTGAGGCTCAAAGTTCAGGAACTCCGCCcataaaaatgcagaaatcttttatttataaatgGAAATATCAGGtggaaaagaacatttaaattaaaacaatgcaTTCATGCAAATGAGATTTCAAGAACTAGTTTCAAATATAGAGTGGCTCCAGCTTTGATCGAcctttattctgaaagttcaccTCTGTAATCTTATCGTGCCATCTGgagtctgctgctgtttttagatCGCTCCATGTCTCAGTCTGACCTGTTACACATTTATAATTTATAGAGATGGCACCATACCACTTTTTAATGTCCGATTCCGattccgatatcataaatttggatatctgccgataccgatatgaatccgatatagtgtattttgtaatcaataaaacagtttattataaatatcttgctgcattttgtataagttcatactcaagttttaaaaaacaagaaaacgaAGCTactctgttatacctgtatgcaaaaaatactgttcagcaacactgatcaatctaataaacgtaaacctgcaccatcccccattctggtattttaaagagtacttaccTACCTcactaatagggttgccaactcccagcaaaaatattagggaaccaccccccgcccttaatcgatgtaatcaactttaatttaatgcaagtgtaaaacaaatgcacagaaatcgattatttttctacaataattaaatagattcatcatctttcttcaacagaattgcagactgcacagatggtactaTGGCTTACTAGGGTGTATATTAGACTtattagttactatatacaataatggatttctatacatttaatCAGATGAccacgtttgttgtaagattcagataattatttattcaaagtttttaaatgacataacaaagaaaagtatttctttgtgcccccctctccctgttaatgccctacctgcccccctgacaaaactttgctagacccgcccctgcacagttaccagctgtcagctacataaaaaaggatcctggtgttatttgtctctcagaaacagttcataacttcaactcatccatgtcacctaaaaggtaaacctgtttctccatcacctgttcagctctgatgattcagtaaggacatctcctggtttcatcttcatgtttccctctcaccacatatccaaaccgacatcatgaccagcagctttacagctttacagctgtggctccagccaacatcagctgatactagaaatgaatattaaataaattctaacaacagctgatcacgcttaaacgtgctgctgttgtttatccgctggtctcCTCTTTCTagtgcaaagtgggcgataaacaaacaagaaagatgGACTTGcggcagaaaagccgatcagctgatcattgatcagtttcatgtttgAAGTAATAACAGGAGAGGAAGGGGGAGTGAATGAGAGAAGTAGATGCAACTGCGCAGCAAAGACACAATAACTCCAGCTTCGTGTCTATATTTTAATtctagctgaattacgggacaaatcgcttccttttcacctcaatatggagctccgatggccagtccagctgtggctcaatatatcagttgttaagcttaacgtggaaaTACTCTGCAAACATTCAgggatgaacttacacacttgctttacttctctgggatAGTTTTCGCCGAGATGAAACGCCGCGGTTAGGAAGCAtgtagcgaggctccaaatgctccAACAGACCGCCGACAGGTCTCGACAACAGCCGCTCTGTCACGTGACACATACTGCTCCGATGCGCCGAGCTGGGTTACGCCAAGTAGCGTGTTTTGTGTGTATCacaccgatacgtaatatcggatcgctCCATCTCTAATAATTTCATCACTTAAACTTAAAGATAAACTTTGAATGTGAGAGATTATAACTGGAGGTAACAGCTGGGTCTCCGGGTCAGGCGTGAAACCACGAGCGTGCTGATGTGAATTAGACAAATTCATAATTTGAGTTGTGCTTTGATGTTTGAGATTTCTGAGTGAGAGTTTGGTCAAGATGAATAAAATCACCCCAAATTAAGCTCAAGTTGAAGGgccactcttattttgaaagtttagTTGCTACCACAGCCCCAGGGTGGGCGGGTCACTGTTGTTCTTGGTTATAATCTGCTACTTCAGAGTCAACTCTATCATGTATGTAAGCACTTGGTTATGTGCATGCTTGAGAGCGCCTTATAAAGAGCGATGTGTAATAACTGGTTTAAGAAAGCCTTCCAAAGAGTCACTTAAACAGAAACACTGGGAGACGAGCTTGAAGGAGAGATGAGTGCTGTATGGATTTCAGTCATGAAAACTCGTGCtgtgatgcttcagtgtttTCACCACACCTGTTCGGGCAgtctgagctgcagcaggcCGCTCTGTCTCAGGGTCGTTTGCAGGATTTTCACCAGCTCCACTGGCTTACAGGACGACAGGCGCGGCATCAGCTCCAAGAGCTTATCCACAAAACTGTCCTGGAGGTGTGGCAGCTCGGTCAGAAACAGCCTGAGGGAGGCACGAAACACCGACAGCGAGTCAGGACAGTCCGACGCTGTCCTTTGCATCGATAACACACAGACCATCAACAGATTACATGAATCTCCAGCTGATATGGACTGAGCCGAGTTCAACTCTCACTgtctgaaaaagacaaagaatgaAAAAACATACCTCTGAAAAGACTCGACATCCTGCAAAAACTTCTCGCAGCTGCCGATGAGGAGATCCAACCTGAGGAGAGACACAGGCTGGGAAGTATGtacagaatgtgtgtgtgtgtatgtgcgtgcgcgcacacgtgtgtgtgtgtgtgtgtttaccccTGTCTGGTGCGAGCAGTcaggacgagctgcagagcTTTGGCCTGGAGTCGAACATGATGTATGGTGGCCACCTGTCTGCTCTCCAAGCCGCTGTACAGAAACTCCAGCTTGTAGGTTTCCTCCAAGATCTACAAACACAGTCGCACACATCACATGATctcactgttgctgttacagtgtgtgtgtgtgtgtgtgtgtgtgtgtgtgtgtgtgagagacctGCTGAGCCGCTGCTGTGGCCGTGACGTTTTGTTTGAGGCACAGAGGGACGGCCATGTTCCACAACTTCTCCTGCAGAGCCTGAAGAAACGAGGGACAGAGTTCTGAATCTGAAGAACAGGTCTGTTTGCAGACACTCAGAACCGCAGCAGAAACACACTCCTACCTTCATTAGCAGCAGCTGGCAGCGCAGGTATGTAGCACAGAAATCAGCAGCTCCAGCAAGCTCCGTCTGCAGCTCGCCGAGCCGCAGCAGGTCTCTGCAGACACCAGTTAACAACTCATTTATTCACAAATAACAATCACATCCCTACAGTTACTCATTCAGGATATCAGGAAGTCTCATGATCTGACgtttgcaagaaaaaaaatatcgaaGGGATTTCTGGCATTCATTCATAAAACA containing:
- the aamdc gene encoding mth938 domain-containing protein isoform X1, with the translated sequence MSSPEIASLSWGHMKVKGCSSTYKDCKVWPGGSRAWDWRETGTDVSETRIQMRTDCCKLALKQICDVELYAPQHYPGVQPADLDEVLKKGIDLLVIGRGMSEALQVPSSTLDFVKQKGVDVKVFQTEKAVAEYNKLAGQGAKVGGVFHSTC
- the aamdc gene encoding mth938 domain-containing protein isoform X2 translates to MSSPEIASLSWGHMKVKGCSSTYKDCKVWPGGSRAWDWRETGTDHYPGVQPADLDEVLKKGIDLLVIGRGMSEALQVPSSTLDFVKQKGVDVKVFQTEKAVAEYNKLAGQGAKVGGVFHSTC